A region of Arvicanthis niloticus isolate mArvNil1 chromosome 18, mArvNil1.pat.X, whole genome shotgun sequence DNA encodes the following proteins:
- the Sdr42e1 gene encoding short-chain dehydrogenase/reductase family 42E member 1 isoform X1, with protein sequence MNSGCPVVPSRSRMDAPRCPEETVLITGGGGYFGFRLGCALNEKGVHVILFDIIEPSQNLPEGITFVRGDIRCVSDLAAAFQDADVTCVFHIASYGMSGREQLNKTQIEEVNVGGTENILQACLERGVPSLVYTSTFNVIFGGQVIRNGDESLPYLPLHLHPDHYSRTKSIAEKKVLEANGLAFKQGDGILRTCAIRPAGIYGAGEQRHLPRIVSYIERGLFRFVYGDPQSLVDFVHVDNLAKAHILASEALKADKGHVASGQPYFISDGRPVNNFEFFRPLVEGLGYKFPSTRLPLTLIYCFAFLVEMAHFIVGRLYNFQPFLTRTEVYKTGVTHYFSLEKAKRELGYQPQPFDLQDVVEWFKAHGHGRRSGGQDSEFILWDGILVLLLALSLLAWIPPSTILSI encoded by the exons GTCCAGTTGTCCCTTCGCGGTCCCGTATGGATGCCCCAAGGTGCCCAGAGGAAACCGTCCTCATTACTGGAGGAGGAGGATATTTTGGCTTCCG CCTTGGCTGCGCTCTGAACGAGAAAGGAGTCCATGTGATTCTGTTTGATATCATCGAACCATCCCAGAACCTTCCAGAGGGAATCACGTTCGTCCGTGGAGATATCCGCTGCGTCTCTGACCTGGCGGCGGCTTTCCAGGATGCTGACGTCACGTGCGTGTTCCATATCGCCTCTTATGGCATGTCTGGGAGGGAGCAACTGAACAAAACCCAGATCGAAGAGGTCAATGTGGGTGGCACGGAGAACAtcctccaggcctgcctggagaGAGGAGTGCCCAGCTTAGTCTACACGAGCACATTCAATGTCATCTTTGGAGGTCAAGTCATCAGAAACGGGGACGAGTCTCTGCCATACCTGCCCCTTCACCTGCACCCGGATCACTACTCCAGGACCAAGTCCATCGCAGAGAAGAAGGTCCTGGAAGCCAATGGCTTGGCTTTCAAGCAAGGAGATGGTATACTCAGAACCTGCGCGATAAGGCCAGCTGGCAtctatggggctggagagcaAAGGCACCTTCCCAGGATAGTGAGTTACATTGAGAGGGGCCTGTTCAGGTTTGTGTATGGGGACCCCCAGAGCCTGGTTGATTTTGTCCACGTAGATAACCTGGCGAAGGCTCACATTCTGGCCTCTGAGGCTCTAAAAGCTGATAAAGGCCATGTTGCCTCTGGGCAGCCCTACTTCATCTCAGATGGTAGGCCTGTAAATAACTTTGAGTTCTTTAGGCCACTGGTTGAGGGCCTGGGCTACAAATTCCCATCCACCCGCCTGCCTCTAACCCTCATCTACTGCTTTGCTTTCCTGGTAGAGATGGCCCACTTCATTGTGGGCAGGCTCTACAACTTCCAGCCCTTCCTCACCCGCACTGAGGTTTATAAAACTGGCGTCACACATTACTTCAGCTTAGAGAAAGCCAAGAGAGAGCTAGGCTACCAGCCTCAGCCATTTGACCTGCAGGACGTGGTAGAGTGGTTTAAAGCCCACGGTCATGGCAGAAGGTCTGGAGGTCAAGACTCAGAGTTTATTCTGTGGGATGGAATTCTGGTCCTACTCTTGGCACTTTCTCTTCTTGCATGGATCCCTCCTTCCACAATCCTGTCCATATGA
- the Sdr42e1 gene encoding short-chain dehydrogenase/reductase family 42E member 1 isoform X2: MDAPRCPEETVLITGGGGYFGFRLGCALNEKGVHVILFDIIEPSQNLPEGITFVRGDIRCVSDLAAAFQDADVTCVFHIASYGMSGREQLNKTQIEEVNVGGTENILQACLERGVPSLVYTSTFNVIFGGQVIRNGDESLPYLPLHLHPDHYSRTKSIAEKKVLEANGLAFKQGDGILRTCAIRPAGIYGAGEQRHLPRIVSYIERGLFRFVYGDPQSLVDFVHVDNLAKAHILASEALKADKGHVASGQPYFISDGRPVNNFEFFRPLVEGLGYKFPSTRLPLTLIYCFAFLVEMAHFIVGRLYNFQPFLTRTEVYKTGVTHYFSLEKAKRELGYQPQPFDLQDVVEWFKAHGHGRRSGGQDSEFILWDGILVLLLALSLLAWIPPSTILSI; encoded by the exons ATGGATGCCCCAAGGTGCCCAGAGGAAACCGTCCTCATTACTGGAGGAGGAGGATATTTTGGCTTCCG CCTTGGCTGCGCTCTGAACGAGAAAGGAGTCCATGTGATTCTGTTTGATATCATCGAACCATCCCAGAACCTTCCAGAGGGAATCACGTTCGTCCGTGGAGATATCCGCTGCGTCTCTGACCTGGCGGCGGCTTTCCAGGATGCTGACGTCACGTGCGTGTTCCATATCGCCTCTTATGGCATGTCTGGGAGGGAGCAACTGAACAAAACCCAGATCGAAGAGGTCAATGTGGGTGGCACGGAGAACAtcctccaggcctgcctggagaGAGGAGTGCCCAGCTTAGTCTACACGAGCACATTCAATGTCATCTTTGGAGGTCAAGTCATCAGAAACGGGGACGAGTCTCTGCCATACCTGCCCCTTCACCTGCACCCGGATCACTACTCCAGGACCAAGTCCATCGCAGAGAAGAAGGTCCTGGAAGCCAATGGCTTGGCTTTCAAGCAAGGAGATGGTATACTCAGAACCTGCGCGATAAGGCCAGCTGGCAtctatggggctggagagcaAAGGCACCTTCCCAGGATAGTGAGTTACATTGAGAGGGGCCTGTTCAGGTTTGTGTATGGGGACCCCCAGAGCCTGGTTGATTTTGTCCACGTAGATAACCTGGCGAAGGCTCACATTCTGGCCTCTGAGGCTCTAAAAGCTGATAAAGGCCATGTTGCCTCTGGGCAGCCCTACTTCATCTCAGATGGTAGGCCTGTAAATAACTTTGAGTTCTTTAGGCCACTGGTTGAGGGCCTGGGCTACAAATTCCCATCCACCCGCCTGCCTCTAACCCTCATCTACTGCTTTGCTTTCCTGGTAGAGATGGCCCACTTCATTGTGGGCAGGCTCTACAACTTCCAGCCCTTCCTCACCCGCACTGAGGTTTATAAAACTGGCGTCACACATTACTTCAGCTTAGAGAAAGCCAAGAGAGAGCTAGGCTACCAGCCTCAGCCATTTGACCTGCAGGACGTGGTAGAGTGGTTTAAAGCCCACGGTCATGGCAGAAGGTCTGGAGGTCAAGACTCAGAGTTTATTCTGTGGGATGGAATTCTGGTCCTACTCTTGGCACTTTCTCTTCTTGCATGGATCCCTCCTTCCACAATCCTGTCCATATGA